The Burkholderiales bacterium JOSHI_001 genomic sequence GGCGTAGCGCGGCAGCATGCCGATGCCGTGTGAATCGTGGCCGGTGAGGTTGGCCTCGATCAGGTTGTCCACCACCGCGTCCACTTCCGCGGCGCTGCTGCCGAAGCCGCGCACCAGGGTGCGCATGGCGGCCTGCAGTCTTGGCAGGGCGATGGTGTGGGTCTGGCTCATGGTGTCTGCTGCACTGTGGTTCGGGTGCGCGGATGCTAGCCGCGCCCTACAGGCGCCGGTGCGCCAGCGCCGGCAACTGCTGCCGCACCTGGGCCAGCAGGCTGCGGTCCAGCGTGGCCATCACCACCGCTTCGCCTTCGGCGCGTTCGGCCAGCACGTCGCCCCAAGGCCCGGCCACCAGGCTGTGGCCCCAGGTGCGGCGACCGTTCTCGTGCCGGCCGCCCTGCGCCGGCGCCAGCACGAAGCACTGGTTTTCCACCGCACGGGCGCGCAGCAGCAGTTCCCAGTGGGCCTGGCCGGTGGTGTAGGTGAAGGCCGCGGGCACCACGATCAGGTCCAGCGGCTTGGGAACGCCCAGCGCCCGGTACAGCTCGGGAAAGCGCAGGTCGTAGCACACCGACAGGCCCACCCGCAGCGCACCGGACGGCAACGCCGCTTCGAAGGCCACCGGCTCGCTGCCGGCCTGCAGCACGCGCGACTCGTCGTAGCTTTCGCGGCCGTTGTCGTAGGCGAAGAGGTGGATCTTGTCGTAGTGCGCCGCGCGGGTGCCGTCAGGCGCGTAGACGCAGCAGCTGTTGCGCACCCGGTCAGGCGATTCGGTGCGCAGCGGCAGCGTGCCGCCCACCACCCACACCTGGTGCACGCGCGCCATGTCGGAAAGGGCCTGCTGGATGGGGCCGGCGCCCAGGCTTTCGGCCACCCCCAGCTTGTCGCGGTCGGTCTGGCCCAGCAGGCAGAAGTATTCGGGCAGCGCCACCAGCTGCGCGCCGCCGCGCGCAGCCTCGGCCACCAGGCGTTCGGCCGCGGCCAGGTTGCGGTCCACGCTGGGCGTGGACACCATCTGCAGCGCGGCAATCAGGGTGGGGGTCATGGGTTGCTCGGGGGGCTGGACGCCGCCGCCGCGGGCGAGGGCAGGTTGTCGATGTCGGGCGCGGCTTCGCCGGGCTTGCGTTGCACGCGCGCC encodes the following:
- a CDS encoding putative amidohydrolase (PFAM: Carbon-nitrogen hydrolase), whose translation is MTPTLIAALQMVSTPSVDRNLAAAERLVAEAARGGAQLVALPEYFCLLGQTDRDKLGVAESLGAGPIQQALSDMARVHQVWVVGGTLPLRTESPDRVRNSCCVYAPDGTRAAHYDKIHLFAYDNGRESYDESRVLQAGSEPVAFEAALPSGALRVGLSVCYDLRFPELYRALGVPKPLDLIVVPAAFTYTTGQAHWELLLRARAVENQCFVLAPAQGGRHENGRRTWGHSLVAGPWGDVLAERAEGEAVVMATLDRSLLAQVRQQLPALAHRRL